A region of Lacinutrix sp. Hel_I_90 DNA encodes the following proteins:
- a CDS encoding organic hydroperoxide resistance protein, protein MKTLYEATTSALGGRKGHVKSEDGPIDMNLSVPKSMGGDGGTGTNPEQLFGAAYAACFGGAIQSVAKNEGITIDEEALNVTAIIGFCKDEEGFFLEATLDCYIPGVDIKTGEDLVEKAHEVCPFSKATRDNITVTLNLLLDE, encoded by the coding sequence ATGAAAACATTATATGAAGCAACTACTAGCGCTTTAGGAGGCAGGAAAGGACATGTAAAATCTGAAGATGGACCTATTGATATGAACCTATCGGTTCCAAAATCAATGGGAGGCGATGGCGGTACGGGTACCAATCCAGAACAACTTTTCGGAGCTGCATACGCTGCCTGTTTTGGAGGAGCCATACAGTCGGTAGCCAAAAACGAGGGGATTACTATTGATGAGGAAGCCTTAAATGTAACTGCTATCATAGGGTTTTGTAAAGATGAAGAGGGCTTCTTTTTAGAGGCAACCTTAGATTGTTACATTCCTGGAGTAGATATCAAAACAGGAGAAGATTTGGTAGAAAAAGCGCATGAAGTGTGCCCGTTTAGTAAGGCAACACGGGATAATATTACAGTAACATTAAATTTATTATTAGACGAGTAG